In Dermacentor variabilis isolate Ectoservices chromosome 11, ASM5094787v1, whole genome shotgun sequence, one genomic interval encodes:
- the LOC142564367 gene encoding uncharacterized protein LOC142564367 isoform X1 — MAVGFEMAKRNLLVLATVTSFVIATSNAQGPSCPEPSNLEASNVVYNAITFRWDVTKYIPNPVHCTCMSLGNYGETCSASNTPKVCTTGVAGYTRAQSSLSVYTNYTMCVQTQCSGSNFSTAVCRTFRTSPTAPSQPYQIFATKHSPSSIDVSWRFPTALNGPLDGYRIRWCQTSSCVPSQQILRGNEVRNFRLAGLLPFRQYNVYVCGFNVDPYTGQTLFGTEASLNEYTLPTYPSEPSLSFTKVSTSQVNVVVGVPKYTNGPINGYVLTWCPKLRCYGDNVGTREVLQANAGTQSITGLQPWTEYEVTVRAFNIVPADSERAYSEEVKGTVVPMPFSPSGPQNFKATPVSSTSVRLTWDLPPRFDVTPTHFRLFWCTGGDKNCFNLDVGNVREAVISPLAPNTEYRFMIKALVQFSSPWLNSAVSSTSVRTWPSDPSRPIELKVVRTKATAVDVSWKAPLDPAGPLAGYRVRICPELGTCPAIGLISRHKTLNKNTMNHSFYGLEPYAKYQVQVRAFNSLPDGKTAEGDVAALAVSTTSSEPSEPTSLAVKTISSTVLLVTWQPPSHKNGPIKGYNVSWWKSEGASTHDVEDLSAGQSTFVAGEATSLRISNLLPYTTYAVRIARVNVDGNTTLEGAAAHAEGITDPEPCPPPTDVSVVAVEINATASKLTFSWSPPNATVNPPVEGYQLHVCRVENASTCWDANTTAEQRSYAIEAVPNFEDYIVAVNAYVLNHGRVVVGESATTSASTAAPKIPVVTNINATAVNSTSIYVEWRPVASVNELAILYNVTLLSVNGAEVSQVFVSDPSAAFAGLQAWTSYSVEVSACLARGSKRQCGTARAADVRTSPSGSSKPTTVRTSANSTAIHVSWEEPLHPNGPLLGYDVAWWLNNATQNESDDSAQIHKRTVFLEGAVFSHIITELKSAATYVIEIRRVNGDNSTLKGAAARVEASTAPDTYSKPEDANFTIDKINATHFAIHITWNPPYSSGKGAELERYEVFVQRIEEGKPSVVFTANPVTTDYTFKAGNINPFVEYVVQIRTYARFGSTVVKGEAAEVRVTVDARFLLVVSDVEVNSSSHGVAVVSWKSSVGVDDASSNATYEVRLISTETGEEAEGAVVSSLQATFTGLKLRTNYTARVKACDVRGHVRKCGDVSEARFRTPMEDVTPRPTDFTVVAVNSTALKVTWQMPELSHRVDVTEYRILWWPSIANDTSASAENGHTGIHVANWNESTFIISGLEAYMNYDVEIVVFYVEGTMIKNVSLISRSKTAPKPFAPPVRVNFDISGGLDNLTRVNIAWQPPIHLKGPSIEGYYVDLCPIVTSSKSQHGVVCKRHNTTATTFVAVLEGLNKFEAYTVFVSAYTTHQGVVIIGSPKETFVTTDPTPQLKVEGLKFEVVAKDSLRVSWTGVDLSASRWSAVYTVKAIRKSTGDQVFEKEVTTTEVIFPQLKEEEYTIHVEACIVRGGVKHCGKPNAASVQPSAVVQDKQLVKIETVNSSAVAVILSHDAQMETSLDGVRISWSTPERFSNDTRPGKRNTVILPINTTSFVITDLDSFEDYNIEVAKVFTDGTSQWETVVARSEAVTDPEPLPKPTEVAYQSSSSGNTSSLIVNWNAPNISSGPSIEGYIVSVCPREEILKRTGGCQTFNTSESSLLIEVSGLRSFSEYVVEITAYVTSNGRVIKGNIGRIVAETSPPPIPAIESPVLSKAFEGTSVNISWTCPPVLTDYDVVYEVVLTEEASRLTLFKGELNTSETTLDNLETSTEYTVSITACLVSGSRRKCGNSSTTLFKTASKDVPKEPIHLHIKAINSSALVITWPLPLTNATPFDSYLLTWWKEEETFPEEASVHNESLPANSTRFVIDNLEPNSTYHVNVSRIYQDNEMDRTDSEQVSASTQPDPYVKPKGLHVEYKTNSSEVIVTWEGIPVRLEDSPVRQYAVKLCLVNVVNPDHEYPNCERKEISAGVEKAVFTGISGLTDYRVEVRAIVSRSDNTTDEGEPAAQYFDTPAPPVPELRHTLRADVNATRVTLHWREPAGFNDYEILYYVSIFSASSKPEMERTTNLTELTFGGLEPNTNYSADVATCLVGTQRQHCAGNTTIEFKTLPIGFQGDVTNLTAEAISGTSLRISWDAPVAREFLKGYRVFWWLDHHNQTHRAADDILTVSLHSTNTIIDRLQPYTTYVVEVIADYVVGNVMWHGKPLLQSATTKPDGLPAVANVDIGTTNRTMSSSDVVISWTTTNMQNSSAEVQFRVILCIGSNAGSQNCFDEAVNAPLSTVTFPGVRNFAALVAKVQPLVKTENKLYEGKLVETTGVSWTPEISELSELTIADITENSAHVSWSKAPVFDEISGAYYRVVLSVEPSQNVLRNTTILGTDAYTPMNGNVSQQERIIVRNVTTTDREIELGNLKAWRNYTVTVTPTVVGEGQVFVGEGKSKDFETLVGVPEKPRNVTVEEKDGGHTLTWLPPESWNGPPGGYEVSFTCMNGEVKGNSTSVSLEPDRMALRIPTLSPGVPCTVSINAYSLYEDEIQDGARVRVRFTPLGGKKDYAAFDHPTIN, encoded by the exons ACCCCTCCGAACCTTCGCTGTCCTTCACCAAAGTGTCGACGTCGCAAGTGAACGTCGTCGTGGGCGTACCCAAGTACACGAACGGCCCCATCAACGGATACGTGCTGACGTGGTGCCCCAAACTCCGCTGCTACGGCGACAATGTGGGCACGCGTGAGGTGTTGCAGGCCAACGCGGGCACGCAGTCGATTACCGGACTGCAGCCATGGACGGAGTACGAGGTCACCGTGAGAGCCTTCAACATTGTCCCCGCAGACAGCGAGCGAGCGTACAGCGAAGAAGTGAAGGGGACCGTCGTTCCCATGCCCTTCT CTCCCAGTGGTCCACAGAACTTCAAAGCGACTCCCGTGAGTTCAACTTCAGTGAGGCTTACATGGGACCTGCCACCACGTTTTGACGTCACTCCTACGCACTTCCGGCTGTTCTGGTGCACCGGAGGAGACAAGAACTGCTTCAACTTGGACGTTGGGAATGTGCGGGAGGCGGTAATCTCCCCGCTGGCTCCAAACACCGAATACCGCTTTATGATCAAAGCACTCGTGCAGTTTTCTTCACCGTGGCTAAACAGCGCTGTATCAAGCACCAGCGTGAGGACATGGCCAAGTG ATCCCAGCAGACCCATCGAACTCAAAGTGGTAAGAACAAAGGCGACGGCAGTAGACGTCTCTTGGAAGGCACCACTTGATCCTGCTGGTCCATTGGCCGGATACCGCGTGCGCATATGCCCTGAGCTTGGAACGTGCCCCGCTATTGGACTCATCAGCCGCCACAAGACGCTCAACAagaacacaatgaaccactcgtTCTACGGTCTGGAGCCGTATGCGAAGTACCAAGTGCAAGTCAGGGCCTTCAACAGCCTTCCGGACGGAAAGACAGCGGAGGGGGACGTGGCTGCCCTTGCTGTGTCTACGACATCGAGTG AACCAAGCGAGCCAACAAGCCTGGCCGTCAAAACAATCAGCAGCACAGTTCTTTTAGTCACGTGGCAGCCTCCAAGTCACAAGAACGGGCCAATAAAGGGCTACAACGTCAGCTGGTGGAAGAGTGAGGGCGCTTCAACGCATGACGTGGAGGACCTGTCCGCTGGCCAGAGTACCTTTGTCGCGGGCGAAGCGACGTCCCTGAGGATATCGAACCTTCTCCCATACACCACGTATGCCGTTCGAATCGCGAGAGTGAACGTGGACGGCAACACGACGTTGGAAGGGGCAGCGGCGCACGCCGAAGGTATCACCGATCCCGAACCATGTCCGCCACCCACCGACGTCTCAGTCGTGGCGGTGGAGATTAATGCCACAGCGTCCAAGCTTACCTTCAGCTGGTCTCCTCCGAACGCCACCGTGAATCCGCCCGTGGAAGGATATCAGCTCCACGTGTGCCGCGTGGAGAACGCATCTACCTGCTGGGACGCCAACACGACAGCGGAGCAACGGTCGTACGCGATAGAAGCAGTGCCGAACTTCGAGGACTACATCGTCGCTGTGAACGCTTACGTACTGAACCACGGTCGTGTGGTTGTGGGTGAATCCGCCACCACTAGTGCGAGCACGGCTGCTCCGAAGATACCCGTCGTCACGAACATCAACGCAACAGCGGTCAACTCAACATCCATATATGTCGAGTGGAGACCTGTGGCCTCAGTCAATGAACTAGCAATACTGTACAATGTCACTCTATTGAGCGTAAACGGGGCCGAAGTGAGCCAGGTGTTTGTTAGCGATCCAAGCGCGGCGTTCGCAGGGCTTCAAGCGTGGACAAGCTATAGCGTTGAGGTCTCAGCATGCTTGGCGCGGGGATCGAAGCGCCAGTGTGGAACCGCCAGGGCTGCTGACGTTCGGACGTCGCCATCAG GATCGAGCAAGCCAACAACGGTCCGGACTAGTGCAAACAGCACTGCCATACACGTATCGTGGGAAGAACCTTTACACCCCAATGGACCGCTACTGGGGTACGACGTTGCGTGGTGGTTAAACAACGCTACGCAGAACGAGAGCGACGACTCAGCTCAAATACATAAAAGAACCGTCTTTCTGGAAGGCGCTGTTTTTTCGCACATCATAACCGAGTTGAAATCGGCAGCCACCTATGTGATCGAAATACGCCGAGTTAACGGAGATAACTCCACCTTGAAAGGCGCTGCAGCCCGAGTTGAAGCTTCAACCGCTCCTGACACATATTCTAAACCGGAGGATGCTAACTTTACCATTGACAAAATAAACGCAACACATTTTGCCATTCACATAACGTGGAACCCGCCGTACTCATCGGGAAAAGGCGCGGAACTGGAAAGGTATGAAGTATTCGTCCAACGCATCGAAGAAGGCAAGCCTTCGGTCGTCTTCACGGCCAACCCTGTCACCACTGATTATACCTTCAAGGCCGGCAATATTAACCCGTTCGTTGAGTACGTAGTTCAGATCAGAACGTACGCGAGGTTCGGAAGCACCGTAGTCAAAGGTGAAGCTGCGGAAGTGCGCGTCACTGTTGACGCCAGATTTCTTCTTGTCGTGTCTGACGTCGAAGTGAACAGCTCGTCCCATGGTGTCGCAGTGGTGAGCTGGAAGTCGAGCGTGGGAGTCGATGACGCATCCAGCAACGCAACGTACGAGGTTAGGCTGATTTCAACAGAAACCGGAGAGGAAGCGGAAGGCGCCGTCGTGAGCTCCCTTCAAGCAACTTTCACAGGCCTGAAGCTTCGCACCAACTACACGGCGCGGGTGAAGGCCTGCGACGTGAGGGGTCACGTTCGCAAGTGCGGCGACGTGAGCGAGGCGAGGTTCCGGACGCCGATGGAAG ATGTCACGCCACGTCCAACAGACTTCACTGTCGTTGCTGTGAACTCCACGGCTCTGAAGGTTACATGGCAAATGCCAGAGCTTTCCCATAGAGTGGACGTCACTGAATACCGCATTTTGTGGTGGCCTTCCATCGCAAACGATACATCTGCGTCCGCTGAGAATGGGCACACCGGAATTCATGTTGCAAACTGGAACGAAAGTACATTTATCATCAGCGGCCTCGAAGCCTACATGAACTACGATGTCGAAATAGTCGTTTTCTACGTAGAAGGCACCATGATCAAGAACGTATCTCTCATTTCAAGAAGTAAAACAGCACCAAAACCATTTGCGCCACCTGTCAGAGTGAACTTCGATATTTCCGGTGGCCTTGACAACTTGACGCGCGTAAACATAGCCTGGCAACCACCTATCCACCTGAAAGGGCCTTCAATAGAAGGTTACTATGTCGACTTATGTCCCATTGTCACATCCAGCAAGTCGCAGCATGGTGTTGTTTGCAAGAGGCACAACACGACAGCCACAACTTTCGTCGCAGTGCTTGAAGGCTTGAACAAGTTTGAAGCGTACACAGTGTTCGTAAGCGCCTACACTACACACCAAGGTGTTGTGATCATCGGAAGCCCAAAAGAAACGTTCGTCACCACAGATCCGACGCCCCAGCTCAAGGTTGAAGGCCTCAAATTTGAAGTGGTTGCAAAAGATAGTTTGCGGGTATCATGGACGGGAGTTGACCTATCGGCTTCAAGATGGAGCGCTGTTTACACAGTCAAGGCTATTCGGAAAAGCACAGGCGACCAAGTTTTTGAAAAAGAGGTCACCACCACAGAAGTAATTTTCCCTCAACTCAAGGAAGAGGAGTATACAATCCACGTGGAGGCATGCATTGTAAGAGGTGGTGTGAAGCACTGTGGAAAACCAAATGCAGCTAGCGTCCAGCCATCTGCCGTTG TGCAGGACAAGCAGCTAGTGAAGATTGAGACGGTCAACAGTTCGGCCGTTGCAGTAATTCTGAGCCATGACGCGCAAATGGAAACTTCTCTGGACGGAGTTAGGATTTCTTGGTCAACGCCCGAACGCTTTTCGAATGACACACGGCCTGGAAAAAGGAACACAGTGATTCTACCCATTAACACAACCAGCTTCGTCATCACTGATCTGGATTCTTTCGAAGATTACAATATCGAGGTTGCAAAAGTTTTTACCGACGGAACCTCACAATGGGAAACAGTTGTCGCTAGGAGCGAAGCCGTCACTGACCCAGAGCCGCTGCCAAAACCGACGGAAGTGGCCTACCAATCCAGCTCCTCTGGCAACACATCTTCACTCATAGTCAACTGGAACGCACCGAACATCTCCTCTGGCCCTTCAATTGAAGGATACATCGTGTCAGTCTGTCCTCGTGAAGAAATTCTGAAAAGAACAGGCGGCTGTCAAACGTTCAATACATCTGAGTCGTCCCTCCTAATTGAGGTCTCGGGACTCAGAAGCTTCAGTGAGTATGTGGTCGAGATAACGGCGTATGTGACCAGCAACGGCCGGGTGATCAAAGGAAACATAGGGAGGATTGTTGCAGAGACAAGTCCGCCGCCAATACCAGCAATTGAAAGTCCAGTTTTGTCAAAAGCATTTGAAGGAACATCTGTCAACATATCCTGGACGTGCCCTCCGGTACTTACAGATTATGATGTGGTTTACGAAGTTGTGCTGACAGAAGAAGCCTCTCGACTCACTCTCTTTAAAGGAGAACTGAACACTTCAGAAACGACCCTCGACAACCTTGAGACATCTACAGAGTACACTGTTTCCATCACCGCATGCCTCGTGAGTGGGTCTCGAAGGAAGTGTGGAAATTCCAGTACCACTTTATTCAAGACTGCTTCGAAAG ATGTCCCCAAGGAACCAATTCACCTGCACATCAAAGCCATCAACAGTTCTGCTCTTGTCATCACATGGCCCTTGCCGTTGACAAATGCAACACCCTTCGACAGCTATCTGCTTACTTGGTGGAAGGAGGAGGAAACATTCCCCGAAGAAGCGTCAGTGCATAACGAGTCTTTGCCGGCAAACTCGACGAGGTTCGTCATCGATAATTTAGAACCAAACAGCACCTACCACGTAAACGTCTCTAGAATATACCAAGACAATGAGATGGACAGAACCGACTCTGAGCAGGTATCGGCGAGTACGCAGCCAGACCCTTACGTGAAACCCAAGGGTCTACACGTCGAATACAAAACTAACTCATCTGAGGTGATTGTCACGTGGGAGGGCATTCCAGTGCGCCTTGAGGACTCGCCCGTGCGCCAGTATGCTGTGAAACTGTGCTTGGTAAATGTCGTAAACCCAGATCACGAATATCCGAACTGCGAACGAAAAGAAATATCCGCAGGCGTAGAGAAAGCAGTCTTCACCGGAATAAGCGGCCTCACTGATTACCGAGTTGAAGTAAGAGCTATAGTGAGTCGAAGTGACAACACGACTGACGAAGGAGAACCAGCTGCTCAATATTTCGACACTCCAGCGCCTCCTGTGCCTGAGCTACGACACACGCTTCGCGCCGACGTCAACGCTACCCGCGTGACACTCCACTGGCGTGAACCGGCGGGATTTAATGACTACGAAATTCTCTACTACGTCAGTATCTTCAGCGCGTCATCGAAGCCGGAGATGGAAAGGACAACCAATCTGACGGAGCTGACATTCGGCGGCTTGGAGCCGAACACGAACTATTCTGCGGACGTCGCTACGTGCCTCGTcggaacacagcggcagcactGTGCAGGCAACACCACTATCGAGTTCAAGACTCTCCCTATCG GATTTCAGGGAGACGTCACCAACCTTACTGCTGAAGCCATCAGCGGTACATCACTTCGAATTTCTTGGGACGCTCCagtcgcacgtgaatttctgaaAGGTTACCGGGTGTTCTGGTGGTTGGACCATCACAACCAGACTCACAGGGCAGCCGACGACATACTCACAGTGTCTTTACATAGCACGAACACAATTATCGACCGTCTCCAACCCTACACAACCTACGTGGTTGAAGTAATTGCTGATTACGTGGTCGGCAACGTAATGTGGCACGGCAAGCCGCTACTCCAGTCAGCGACAACCAAACCCGATGGACTCCCCGCCGTGGCTAATGTCGACATTGGAACGACCAACAGGACCATGTCGTCTTCCGACGTAGTCATCTCCTGGACTACCACTAACATGCAGAATTCCAGCGCTGAGGTGCAGTTCCGCGTCATTCTTTGCATAGGGTCGAACGCAGGCTCCCAAAACTGCTTTGACGAGGCGGTAAACGCTCCATTATCGACGGTAACGTTCCCAGGAGTTAGGAATTTTGCCGCTCTTGTAGCCAAAGTTCAGCCGCTCGTCAAGACAGAAAATAAACTGTACGAAGGAAAACTAGTCGAGACCACTGGAGTGAGCTGGACACCCGAGATTTCGGAATTGAGCGAGCTCACCATTGCGGATATAACCGAAAACTCCGCGCATGTCTCGTGGTCGAAAGCGCCAGTTTTTGACGAAATAAGTGGGGCGTACTACAGGGTGGTTCTGAGCGTTGAGCCCTCGCAGAACGTTCTCCGAAATACTACAATTTTAGGTACTGACGCGTACACGCCTATGAATGGAAACGTTAGCCAGCAGGAACGAATTATTGTGCGGAACGTTACGACAACTGACAGAGAGATAGAGTTGGGAAATCTGAAAGCGTGGAGGAACTATACGGTCACCGTGACTCCAACAGTCGTCGGCGAAGGGCAAGTCTTCGTGGGAGAAGGGAAGAGCAAGGACTTCGAAACTCTCGTCGGTG TTCCCGAAAAGCCGAGGAATGTGACCGTGGAGGAAAAGGACGGGGGACACACTCTAACATGGCTGCCTCCGGAATCGTGGAACGGACCCCCTGGCGGCTACGAAGTCAGTTTCACCTGCATGAACGGCGAAGTCAAGGGCAACAGCACCAGCGTCTCTCTCGAGCCGGACAGGATGGCGCTTCGCATTCCAACGCTCAGCCCGGGCGTGCCCTGCACAGTGAGCATCAACGCGTACAGCCTGTACGAGGACGAAATACAGGACGGAGCAAGAGTCAGGGTCCGCTTTACACCTCTTGGCGGCAAAAAGGATTATGCCGCGTTCGATCATCCGACGATCAACTGA